The following coding sequences lie in one Apium graveolens cultivar Ventura chromosome 3, ASM990537v1, whole genome shotgun sequence genomic window:
- the LOC141714312 gene encoding uncharacterized protein LOC141714312 yields the protein MSLLSWNFRGLGNPRAVQFLQEIIFQKRPKVIFLCETLSNKSKVDCVRQRLGYEGIFVVEARVHSGGMAMLWKKEGEAKLLNYGNNHIDLVVNMDGLPEFRVTGFYGELKRSLRRNTWNLIRRLAGESELPWCIIGDLNNMLSPTDKKGGNKYPSWLLRGFQEVLDECNLIDMELVGYPFTWEKGKGTSLWVEERLDRALISHSWNLLFPTARLVNLEISTSDHCPLWLDPVLQEFQKSVKHFRFENAWLREPMCHQIVQSSWELFSEDSFQKKIKCCSTSLAKWGKEITENFKERIAKLNKVLRRVKSRRDVESVKRYKDTHEQLCEVLNQKEIFWRQRAKQLWMRSGDQNTKYFHACASKRRKRNQISNLKNNDGVWVGWDIGLPKLVVDYFDNVFKASNTHSDAVTKFIQEGVSNEQNLALQATVEESEVRAALF from the coding sequence ATGAGTCTGTTAAGCTGGAATTTCCGTGGGCTTGGGAACCCACGAGCTGTCCAATTCCTTCAGGAAATTATTTTCCAAAAGAGGCCCAAAGTTATATTTTTGTGTGAGACTTTAAGTAATAAATCTAAGGTGGATTGTGTAAGACAAAGGCTGGGCTACGAGGGTATTTTCGTTGTGGAAGCTCGGGTTCACAGTGGTGGCATGGCAATGCTTTGGAAGAAGGAGGGGGAGGCTAAGCTCTTAAACTACGGTAATAATCATATTGATTTGGTAGTAAACATGGATGGTCTCCCGGAATTTCGTGTGACGGGCTTTTACGGAGAACTAAAGCGTTCTTTAAGGAGAAACACTTGGAATCTTATTCGTAGACTAGCTGGGGAATCTGAGTTACCGTGGTGTATTATTGGTGACCTTAATAATATGTTAAGTCCTACTGATAAAAAAGGGGGTAATAAATATCCAAGTTGGTTATTAAGAGGCTTTCAAGAGGTTTTAGACGAGTGTAATTTGATAGATATGGAGTTAGTAGGTTATCCGTTTACTTGGGAGAAAGGAAAGGGTACGAGTTTGTGGGTGGAGGAAAGGCTTGACAGGGCTCTTATTTCGCATAGCTGGAACCTTTTATTTCCAACAGCAAGACTAGTGAATTTGGAGATTTCTACTTCTGATCATTGTCCTTTGTGGCTGGATCCAGTTCTGCAAGAATTCCAAAAATCCGTGAAGCACTTTCGGTTCGAAAATGCTTGGCTTAGGGAGCCAATGTGTCATCAGATAGTGCAGTCAAGCTGGGAGTTGTTCTCGGAAGATTCATTTCAGAAGAAGATTAAATGTTGTAGTACATCACTGGCAAAGTGGGGTAAAGAGATCACTGAAAATTTTAAAGAAAGGATTGCGAAGTTAAATAAAGTGCTGAGAAGGGTTAAGAGTAGAAGAGATGTAGAGTCTGTTAAGAGGTATAAGGATACTCATGAGCAACTGTGTGAAGTTTTAAATCAGAAGGAAATATTTTGGAGACAACGGGCGAAACAACTATGGATGCGATCAGGTGACCAAAATACGAAATATTTTCATGCATGTGCTAGTAAACGACGGAAGAGAAATCAAATCTCAAATCTTAAGAATAATGATGGAGTGTGGGTTGGCTGGGATATTGGGCTTCCAAAGTTAGTGGTGGACTATTTTGATAATGTTTTCAAGGCTTCAAACACGCATTCAGATGCTGTGACAAAATTCATTCAGGAAGGTGTATCAAATGAGCAAAACCTGGCATTACAAGCGACTGTGGAGGAGAGTGAAGTTAGAGCTGCATTGTTTTAA